In Misgurnus anguillicaudatus chromosome 5, ASM2758022v2, whole genome shotgun sequence, a genomic segment contains:
- the LOC129413370 gene encoding uncharacterized protein: MVCGGHHDHVTDLQPSEIPHLKQAQTPNSSQGSEDDELLYPGASISRGQSLLLLMSFLLRHNLTGTALEDLLKLFNVHFPGSVPATSYLFNKTYGQYGQYESHFYCSGWTNYIGKVNGQTQCSVCHMTFEADINLKKASYFLVLKLSSQIKDILENSKNNLDRKMSNNGIINDIHSGIEYEKLIRSGKISKEDVSLLWNCDGIPVFKSSKCQLWPVQCQIIELDPKERKNNICIPCIWFGEKKPNMATLLTPFVDELQELEQNGIQWTDKQNQQHSSKVHALICSSDSVARPQIRNTKQFNGTYGCDFCYHKGGGSYSYMYPEPALRCETEHFQHAMAATPKQPVMGVKGPSPLMKLSNFQMVNGFVPEYQHSVCLGVTRQLMALWLDSTNHDKP; the protein is encoded by the exons ATGGTTTGTGGGGGACACCATGACCATGTAACTGATTTGCAACCATCTGAAATACCGCACCTGAAACAAGCTCAAACTCCAAATTCATCACAG GGATCAGAAGATGATGAGCTTCTTTACCCAGGAGCATCTATCTCCAGAGGGCAAAGTCTGCTGCTTTTGATGTCCTTTCTTTTGCGACACAACCTCACAGGGACAGCTCTTGAAGACCTCCTCAAATTGTTTAATGTACATTTTCCAGGATCGGTGCCAGCTACTTCTTACCTTTTTAATAAAACTTATGGGCAGTACGGACAATATGAATCACACTTTTACTGTTCAGGATGGACCAACTATATAGGTAAGGTTAATGGTCAGACACAGTGTTCTGTATGTCACATGACATTTGAAGCAGACATAAATTTGAAAAAAGCGTCTTATTTTCTGGTTTTAAAATTATCTAGTCAAATTAAGGACATTCTGGAAAATTCCAAGAATAATTTAGACAGAAAAATGTCTAATAATGGTATTATAAATGACATACATTCTGGAATAGAGTATGAAAAGCTAATCAGGAGTGGTAAAATTAGCAAAGAGGATGTGAGTTTACTGTGGAACTGTGATGGTATCCCAGTTTTCAAGAGCTCTAAGTGTCAGTTATGGCCTGTTCAGTGCCAGATCATTGAACTGGATCCAAAAGAACGAAAAAATAATATCTGCATACCATGTATTTGGTTTGGAGAGAAGAAACCCAACATGGCAACTCTGTTAACTCCATTTGTTGATGAGCTTCAAGAACTGGAGCAAAATGGAATACAATGGACGGACAAACAGAACCAGCAACATTCCTCTAAGGTGCATGCCCTGATCTGTAGTTCAGATTCAGTGGCTCGCCCCCAAATTCGAAACACAAAACAGTTTAATGGCACATATGGCTGTGACTTTTGTTATCATAAGGGTGGGGGTTCATACTCTTACATGTATCCTGAACCTGCTCTCAGATGTGAAACTGAGCATTTTCAGCATGCTATGGCTGCAACTCCTAAGCAGCCGGTAATGGGAGTGAAAGGTCCCTCTCCTTTGATGAAGCTATCAAACTTTCAGATGGTTAATGGATTTGTGCCTGAATATCAGCACAGTGTTTGCCTAGGAGTGACACGGCAGCTAATGGCATTATGGTTGGATTCCACTAACCATGACAAACCATAG